The Pseudomonas sp. MM223 genome segment GCAATGCGGCGGTTGCCAATGATCGCGGCATCGGCGCCCAGCTCGTCCCGGACCAGCTTCATGGCCTGACGCATATCGGCGGCGAAAAATCGCTTAACTTGCATTATCCACTACCTCAGCCGTTAGGGCCCACGGTGGCAACGATGGTGACTTGCTTGTTGTCAGGTATTTCCTGATACGCCAGAACATGCAAATTCGGTACAGCCAGGCGACCGAAACGCGACAGCATGGCGCGGATCGGGCCGGCGACCAGCAGGATGGCCGGCTGGCCCTGCATTTCCTGACGCTGGGCCGCTTCGATCAGCGAACGTTGCAGCTTCTCGGCCATGCTCGGCTCCAGAAGAACACCATCTTCCTGACCCTGCCCGGCCCTTTGCAGACTATTCAGCAAAATCTGTTCCAACCTTGGCTCCAGGGTAATCACTGGCAGCTCAGACTCAACGCCGACAATGCTTTGCACGATGGCGCGACACAATCCGACGCGTACCGCCGCCACCAGCGCGGCGGTATCTTGACTCTTGCCAGCGTTGTTCGCGATGGCTTCGGCAATACTGCGAATATCGCGCACCGGCACCTGTTCCGACAACAGGGCTTGCAGCACCTTGAGCAGGCCCGACAAGGAAATGACACCCGGCACCAGCTCTTCGGCAAGTTTAGGCGATGCCTTGGACAGCACCTGTAGTAGCTGTTGAACCTCTTCGTGGCCGATCAGCTCGTGGCAGTGCTTCTGCAAGATCTGGTTGAGGTGGGTGGCCACCACGGTGCTTGCGTCAACCACGGTGTAGCCCAGCGACTGGGCCTGGGAACGCTGGCCGACGTCGATCCACACAGCCTCCAGGCCAAACGCCGGGTCACGTGCGGCAATGCCGTTGAGGGTGCCGAACACTTGTCCGGGGTTGATCGCCAGCTCCCGGTCCGGGTAAATCTCCGCTTCGGCCAGGATCACCCCCATCAGGGTCAGGCGATAGGCACTGGGCTGCAAGTCGAGGTTGTCGCGGATATGCACGGTGGGCATGAGGAAGCCCAGGTCCTGGGACAGCTTCTTGCGCACACCCTTGATCCGCGCCAGCAACTGGCCGCCCTGGTTGCGGTCGACCAGCGGGATCAGCCGGTAGCCGACTTCCAGGCCGATCATGTCGATGGGCGTCACGTCGTCCCAGCCCAGCTCCTTGGTATCCAGCGCGCGCTGCGGCGAGGGCAGCAGGTCTTGCTGGCGCTGCGCCTCCTGCTGCGCGTCCAGCTTGGCCTTGTGCTGCTTCTTCCACACCAGGTAGGCGCCACCACAGGCCAGCAGGCCAAGGCTGAGGAAGGCAATGTGGGGCATGCCGGGCACCAGCCCCATGACGATCATCAGCGCGCCGGACACCGCCAGGGCCTTGGGCGAATCGAACATCTGCCGGTTGATCAGCTTGCCCATGTCCTCGGAGCCCGAGGCACGGGTGACCATGATTGCGGCAGCGGTGGACAGCAGCAGTGATGGCAATTGCGCCACCAAACCGTCACCGATGGTCAGCAAGGCGTACACCTTGCCGGCATCGCCAAAGCTCATGCCGTGTTGCAACATGCCGATCAGCATGCCACCAATGAGGTTGATGAACAGGATCAGCAGGCCGGCGATGGCGTCACCGCGCACGAACTTGCTGGCACCGTCCATCGAGCCGTAGAACTCGGCCTCTTGTGCCACTTCGGCACGGCGGTGCTTGGCCTGGGCCTGATCAATCAGGCCGGCGTTAAGGTCGGCATCGATGGCCATCTGCTTGCCGGGCATGGCGTCAAGGGTGAAACGCGCGCTCACCTCCGAAATACGCCCGGCACCCTTGGTCACCACCACGAAGTTGATGATCATGAGGATGGCAAACACCACGCCACCGACCACGTAGTTGCCGCCGATCACCACCTCACCGAAGGCCTGGATCACCTTACCGGCAGCGCCGTGGCCCTCCTGGCCATGCAGCATGACCACGCGGGTGGACGCCACGTTCAGGGCCAGGCGCAGCAACGTGGCCACCAGCAGGATGGTCGGGAAGGCGGCGAAGTCCAGCGGGCGCAGGGCGTACACGCACACCAGCAGCACCACGATCGACAAGGCGATGTTGAAGGTGAAGAACACGTCGAGCAGGAACGGCGGTATCGGCAACATCATCATTGCCAACATCACCAGCAGCAGCAGCGGCACGCCCAGGTTGCCCCGGCCGAGACCGGCCAGGTTGTTGCGGGCGTTGCTGATTAACTGAGTGCGATCCACCGCGAGTCCTCTTGATGCAAAACTTTGACGCCCAGGGGGCGCCTGGGCGTGGCTTTGCAAGAAGCCTTCCAACTTTGCACTGGACAGGTTGCGTTTTTGTAGGAGCGGCCTTGCGCCGCGAAAGGGGCGCGCAGCGGCCCCAGGATTTCAGCGTCACGACCCCCATCAAGGGGCCGCTTCGCGCCCCTTTCGCGGCGCAAGGCCGCTCCTACACAGGCCTTGCATCGGCCATGAGGTCAGCTGTCGCGCCGCAGGTCTGGCGGGATCGGCAGGTCGTCTTTCAGCGGCTCTGGCCGCTTGCCCCTGCCGGCACGGTACTGGCGGATCTGGAACACATAGGCCAGCACCTGCGCCACGGCCAGGTACA includes the following:
- the flhA gene encoding Flagellar biosynthesis protein FlhA (*Name flhA), producing the protein MDRTQLISNARNNLAGLGRGNLGVPLLLLVMLAMMMLPIPPFLLDVFFTFNIALSIVVLLVCVYALRPLDFAAFPTILLVATLLRLALNVASTRVVMLHGQEGHGAAGKVIQAFGEVVIGGNYVVGGVVFAILMIINFVVVTKGAGRISEVSARFTLDAMPGKQMAIDADLNAGLIDQAQAKHRRAEVAQEAEFYGSMDGASKFVRGDAIAGLLILFINLIGGMLIGMLQHGMSFGDAGKVYALLTIGDGLVAQLPSLLLSTAAAIMVTRASGSEDMGKLINRQMFDSPKALAVSGALMIVMGLVPGMPHIAFLSLGLLACGGAYLVWKKQHKAKLDAQQEAQRQQDLLPSPQRALDTKELGWDDVTPIDMIGLEVGYRLIPLVDRNQGGQLLARIKGVRKKLSQDLGFLMPTVHIRDNLDLQPSAYRLTLMGVILAEAEIYPDRELAINPGQVFGTLNGIAARDPAFGLEAVWIDVGQRSQAQSLGYTVVDASTVVATHLNQILQKHCHELIGHEEVQQLLQVLSKASPKLAEELVPGVISLSGLLKVLQALLSEQVPVRDIRSIAEAIANNAGKSQDTAALVAAVRVGLCRAIVQSIVGVESELPVITLEPRLEQILLNSLQRAGQGQEDGVLLEPSMAEKLQRSLIEAAQRQEMQGQPAILLVAGPIRAMLSRFGRLAVPNLHVLAYQEIPDNKQVTIVATVGPNG